The DNA sequence TGCGCCATGAGCTTGCTGACTCCACCGTCTCGGTTGGAACCATTTACCCCGCAGGGGTAAAAACCGGCATCATCCTGCACGGGAGATACGCCGCCGCCCTTGATCCGGCCATTGCCGATCGCGCGGCGGCCGCTCAGGCACGCATGTACGACACGGAACCTGACGTCGCCGCCAGCATCATCGTGAACGCAACCATCCGGAGGCGAGCGCGCACCATGATCGGCCGCAAGGCCTACCTCGTCGACGCACTCGTGCGCCTGCTGCCGGTGAATCACTGGTCGTTCATGCGCGCACCACTGCGCAAAGCGACCGACACCACAACGCCTGTGCAGTAGCGGAACCACAACGCGCACTCGCAAAGAATCAACGGAACCATGGTGCTGGTTCCGACGCCCGCACCGCTGAAAAGTCATAGGCTACTTCGGTGACCAATCTTCACGACGTGAACGTACGCGGATTCGCTTCTGACAACTACTCCGGCATCCACCCCGAGGTGCTTGCGGCTATTGCCGCGGCAAACGGTGGCCACCAGATCGCCTACGGTGACGATCAGTACAGCGAGCGCCTGCAGCAGGTATTTGCCTCGCACCTCGGCGAGGGCGTTGAAGCTTTCCCGGTCTTCAACGGAACCGGCGCGAACGTCGTCGGGTTGCAGTCGATGCTTCCGCGCTGGGGCGCCGTGATCGCCGCATCGACCGCCCACATTAACGTCGACGAGGGCGGTGCGCCCGAGCGCGTAGGCGGCATCAAACTGCTCACCGTCGAAAGCCCTGACGGCAAGCTGACCCCCGAACTGATCGACAAAGAGGCGTGGGGTTGGGGCGATGAGCACCGCGCGCAGCCGCTCGTCGTTTCCATCACGCAGACCACCGAGCTCGGCACGCTCTACTCGATCGACGAGATTCGCGCGATCACCGAACACGCTCACAGCCTCGGCATGACCGTGCACATGGACGGCGCTCGTCTCGCGAATGCGGCAGCTGCACTCGGACAACCGATGCGCGCATTCACTCGCGACGCCGGCGTCGACGTGATGAGCTTCGGCGGAACCAAGAACGGCGCCATGCTCGGCGAAGCGATCGTCGTGATGAACCCCGAGGCATCGACCGGGCTCACTTACCTCCGCAAACTCAACATGCAGCTGTCGTCAAAAATGCGTTTCGTGTCGGCACAGCTCATCGCCCTACTGGAGGGCGACCTGTGGTTGCGCAACGCCTCGCACGCGAACGCGATGGCCACGCGCCTGCGCGCTGCCCTCGAAGCGGGCGTTGCCGATGGTTCCATCCGCGGCGTGGGCTTCACCCAGGAGACCCAGTCCAACGGCGTCTTCGCAACGCTCCCTGAGGGTGTCGCCGACCGGGTGCGCGAAACGTTCCGCTTCTACGATTGGGACGCGGCAAACCGCGAGGTACGCCTCATGTGCAGCTTCGACACGAGCGAGGCAGACATCGATGCGCTCGTCAGCCTGATCGCTCAAGAAACGACGCGCTAACCACAAAACGACAGCGGTCCTCGGAACCATCACCTTTGGTTCCGAGGACCGCATGTTTTTGGCGCTTACACCGGCACGGGGCCGCTCGTCGCGACCTCAGCAAACGACGGACCGTCGTACTGCATGAGGCACACGCGAATGCCGCCAAACGTTGCGCCGTCAAAAATGACCTCGCGGATCGGGCCGGCATACAGGTCACGGACGACGGTCATACCCTCGGCGATAAAGTGCGCCTTGGCTGCTTCGATGTCGTCAACGCGGTAGTGAATATTGCGGAAGCCGGGCTGCTCATCAGGCAACTCGATGAGCTCAAACATGCCAGAGGTGTCCATGGCGATGCGTCCGCCCGCCGGAATCTGCGCTGCTGAATCATTGATGGCGATGGCGTCGGCGAGTGGGTAGGACTCCCCCGGCGTGAAGATGTGAAACTCCAGGCCAAAAAGGCGGGTGTAGCGGTCGACTGCTTCGTCCAAGTCAGTCACGACAACGCCGAGCAGTTCCATGCGATCGATCTTCATTGATCCTCCTGTTTCGTTGTCCGACACGTTATACCAAGCAAGCACCCGTTTGGGATAGCGTGAACGAAACAGTTCAAGGAGGAACACATGCCCACCGTCGAAGAACGACTAGAACAGCTCGAATCCCGCCTTCAGGTGGCCGAAGACCGGCTGGCGATCGCGAATCTCATCGCGTCGTATGGCCCCGCCGTTGACCGCCGCGACGGTGCAGCCACCGAGGCACTCTGGTCTACGGAGGGCACCTATGTCATTGGCGACGAAGTGGTTCCGTTTACCGGCCTTGCCGACATCGTCGACCGTCCGGGTCACCTCCGCTACGTCACCGCTGGGTGCAGTCACTTCCTCAGTCCGGCGCGCATCGAGGTCACTGACGACACTGCGGTCGCGGTGAACTACTCGATGGTTGTTATGCACGAGGGCGAGCGCTGGGTGGTTGACCGCCTCAGCGCAAACCGCTGGGAGCTCGTGCGCACCGACGGAGGCTGGAAGGTCGAGCGTCGAGCAAATCGCACGATTACCGGTGTCGAAGAGGCCCGCGCCCTGTTGGCGTAGTTATCCATCGCCCTGTGACGGGGCTCGCACTTCGGTGCGGGCCCCGTTTTTCGTTGCGTCCACCGGGCGCATTCGCATTGTTGGACTGAGGGCGTTAACCCTCCGTACGTAGGCCTAGGAGCGCTCCCACTTTAGGGGCGATTCGGGAGAATCGGTCGAATTGGGAGCGAATTTTACTGACCCGGAGCAGGTGCACTTACGCAGACACGCCAACAAAATTACGGCGATGGGGTCGCAAAGCACTGAGAAAACCGTGAATCCGTGCCGGAGAAGCCCTGAACATGAGTGCATTCGTCCCAGCAAACCCGAAAAAGGAATACCGTCAAGTTGAAATTCAACGATGGCATTTCTGGCCTCAATCCGCGTTTCCGAGAACGTCGGCTCGAGGCTCATTGCACCAAAGGCAGTACCCAGCACCACACAATAAAACCCGTTCACCTCCCACAGGTCGTTTGTCATGCAAAACACAGATTTTTCGTCTCCGAGGACGACGCCCACCGATTCGGTTTCGCCGTTGTATTACGGCCGCGCCGAGACCGTTACGGCGATTCTTGAGGCTTTGGCTTCGAATCGCGACGTGATCGTTGAGGCTGAGCCTGGCCTCGGAAAGAGCATGCTGCGCGCCACCGTCGCTCGCGCCGCCCGCGTCGAAGGATGGCGCACCATCCGGCTTGATCAGCCGAGCCCGATGAGCAGCAAGGATCGCGCCATCGTAATCGCCGACCTCGATGCGCTCAGCGCGACGGATCTGAGCCGACTTGCCGATCTGCAGCGTTCCGACGGCGTCCGGTTCTTCGCAACCCGCCGCCCACCACACCCCTTCGCTGACCCCACCGACAGCACGGCACGCACGCCCGTACTGGCCCGCGCCACCACGATGACTCTGCTCCCGCTCACGCTGACACAGTGCGATGCTCTCATCGAAGAACAGGTGAGCGTCACCCCCATGCATGCCGAGCCCACGCTCGTCGAGCGCCGGTGGGTGTGGGCGCAAAGCGGCGGATTTCCGCGCGTTGCCGTGTCACTGCTCCACACGCTGAACGATTCGCCTGTCGAAGAAGACAGCCTGTCGACACCATCGCGTCGCACACTGATCGAGGCATCGGGTGTGCTCGCTGGCTTGCCCCCCGCATTACAACGATTCGCGAGCTCACTCCTGCCGCTCGTCGGCGTGAGTTTCACCCGCATTCGCCGCTTCTTCAACCGCGTTGAACTGTCGCTACTCATCGAATCACACGTGATCAGCGATCACCGTGACACCCTGTGCATTCCGCTACCATTCCAGTCTGCGCTGCGCATGATGTCTGAGCCCGAAATGACGGCCCTCGCGCAAGACATCATCGCTGACATTTGCGCGTCTGTTGTTATCGACGCCGAATGCAGCGAGAGCGAAGTTAACGTGGCTGCACGCGCGCTCACGGTCGACGCGACGCTGCGCGCGCTGATCGACAGCGACGCACAACTCGCAGTATTGAGCATGGCAATGTGGCTCGCTCGTCGTCGCGGCGAGTCGGAACCAGCGGCTGCGATTGCACGTCGCATCCTGACGATGCACCCTGCCGCCGCGACGGACGGTCTGCGACGAATCGCCCGCCAGGAGAGTGACGACTTCGAACGGTTGGCTGCTGACCTCCGCGCCGGCCAAAAGATTCCGGTCGCCGACCTATCCCTGTGGGCGCTGTGTCTGCAGATGCCGTTGACCGCCACCGTGGCTGGCCTCGACGACCTGCTCGCCGAAATTGGCGAACAGCAGAGCGACACCATCGACCGGTACGGACTCGAAGCGCACCGCGCCAGCCTCGTCGCCGCAGGAGCCCTAGATCTCGGCGACTTCGATGAGGCGCTGCGCCTGACGGCCCCCCTGCTGGTTCCGTCTCACCGCAACACACTCGCGGCGCTCCGCGGATACAGCGTGAACGCTCTGGTACACGCGCGACGCCTCGACCATGCGGCGCTACGGACCACTGCCGAGGCTTTTGCTCAATTGGCGACCGCGACGACGTTTGAGCGTGGCCTCAAGGCCGACCTGACGCGGCGCATGACACTCGACGCGCTCACCGTCATCACGTGTGCGTTCGGCGCTGCCGGGCAGCGTGTGCCGATCAGCTTCGAGCAGGTCATTGACCGGTTCATCACCGAGGGGTTGCTGCATGAAGACCTCTCGATGAGCACGGCTGCCGCCATTTGTCACCTGATCATTTCGGCACAGCACGACCAGCAAGATGAGATGCAGGGCGACATTCGCTTCCTGACGCGCCAGGCGCGGACCGACGTATCCGCCTGGGTTCTCGCTGCGGTGGGCGGACACCAGCCCGAGCCGCTGTTCTCTCCCGTGACTTCGCCACTGTCGCAGGCCGTGACCCTGGCACTCGCGCTGACTATTGAGTTGCAGCGCGGTCAGGTGGCCTTCTCCGATGCCATCAGTGCCCTTCCTGACGCATCGGTTCCTCTTGTAAAACTCGCTCAGCGCTTCCTGACGTCAGCCTCCACCGGAATCGGTGCAGGTAGCCCCATCGATGACATTGCCGGCATCGAGGAGGCAACGATTCCTGGGGCCATGCTGGATTTCTGCATCGGCATCGAAGAGGGGGATCCTTCACGACTTCGACGGGCCGCCTTCACCTTCCAGTCGATGGGTGGCGGTGAGCAGGCACAGGCCGCTTTGACTGCGCTTACTCCGCTGGTGAGCGGGGATCACGCGTTTGAGAAGTCGGTGCGCCCGCTCAAGCGCACCGTGACGTCACGATTGCGTGCGATGGAAGAGAAGGCGGAACCATTGACGCCGCGCGAATACGAGATTGCGCTGCTTGCCGCGCAAGGACACCGCAATGCTGACATCGCACAGCGGCTGTTCCTTTCGGTTCGCACGGTCGAGTCGCACCTCTACCGCGCGATGCGAAAGCTCGCAGTTGACCGCGACGGATTGCACCCTTCGGTATTGCTGCGGCTCGGAATCGAATCGTAACCTGGCGGGTCGCGAGGCGAGTGCGCCTAGCTATCGGTGACGGCCGTGGCTTCGCGTTGCGCCACCAGGTCGGTGAGGTAACGCTCCACGTCGGCCATCGATTCGCAAAAGTGTCGCGGGTGCGCAATCACAGTGTGAGCCCCGGCCTGCCAGAGTCCTGCGGCTTGAGCGAACGGATCATCGACCGCGCTCATCACGGTGCCGCGCGGGTGAATGGAGAGCGCTCCGGTGAAGTGCATCGGCTTTGTGCCAGCGGCATCGGTGATCGTGGCAACCGCGTCGGCGAACTCTGCCGCGGGCATCGGCGGCGCCTGCCACCCATCAGCCAGCGTCACCACGCGCTGCACGCCGCGGGGTGTGAGTGCGAGGCCGAGATAGATCGGCAGCGCCGCCCCCTGCACGGGTTGCGGCATCGACCACGCGTCATCGAATGACACCTTCTTGCCCACGAACTGGGCGTCTCCGCCCGCCCACAGCGCGCGACATGCCGCGATCTGCTCGTCCATGGTTCCGAATCGTCCCTCAAACGCCCGTTCAGCCGCGTCATACTCCTCCCGCTGCCACCCGACCCCGAAGGCAGCGTCGAGGCGTCCGCCGCTCAGCGCATCGAGCGTGGCGAGCTGCTTGGCAAGCAGTGGAGCAGGGCGCAATGGCGCAATCATCACATTTGTGCTGAGGCGGGCGTTGCGGGTCACCGCGGCGATGGCGCCGAGCGCCACCATCGGGTCGAACCACGATGCCTCAACGGGATAGGGAAAGCCTTCGCGGTTGGCGTGCGCTTGGCGGGAAATCAGCACATGCTCAGGCAACACAATCTTGTCGACCCCCATCTCATCGGCCATGATGGCGAGATCACGCATCGCGGCAAACCCGGCGGGCTCACCCGATGCGCTGGGCAGTGAGTCGATGTCCATCAGGTTGATGGCAAGAAAAGTCATGGTGCTCCTTTGCACGAGATGCGCCCGTAGGCTGGGCGACGGAGGTTGCGATGCGAATCATTGCGATTACCGGTGGCATCGGCGCCGGGAAAAGTACGGTGGCTCGGGCGCTGGCCGAACGCGGCGCTCATCTTCTCGACGGCGATCAGGTGGCACGCGCCGTTGTTGACCCGGCCGATCCGATTGGCGCTGTCACGGTCTCGCAGATTCGGGACTTGCTCGGCGACGACGCCTTCCATGCCGACGAAACGTTGGACCGCGAAGCGGTTGGCGCGCGGGTGTTCTCTGACCCTGAGCTTCGGAGCGCCTACAACCGCATTCTGTTTCCCGCGATCGAGCGGGCCACCGTTGTGCGCATCGCTGCAGTACGCGCCAGCGACCCGCAAGCGACCCTCATCCATGAGATTCCGCTGTACACCGGTCGCACCCTGCCATGGACATACGACTACGTTGTGACCGTCGAGGCCGACGATGCGGTGCGAGCCGAGCGCCTCATCAGCGGTCGCGGGTATTCGCCACAGCACGCAGCCGATCGCATCGCGGCGCAGGGCGCTGCCGGGCCGCGCGAGGCGATCGCCGATCGGGTGATTCGCACAGACGGAACCATGGCGCACACGCTGGAGCAGGTGGAGGCTCTGTGGCATGATGCCCAGAGCCTCCCCCACACCGCGCACTGACGCCCTAGCTACGCGGCGGCAGTGCGTCGACAGCCGCCACAATGGCCGCGAGTTCGCGGCGCACATCATGGCGGTCGTATCCGAGCAGGGCTGTTTCGGCGGCGTCAGGCTCGTAAGCGATGACATTGCCGCGGCCCTGCACAATGAAGCGATCCGGCTGGAAAGGGTGCTCTTCGTCGCGCTCTTCAATGGTGTGCGATGAGCCCGCGGCATCGGCAATCCACTGCCAGTATTCGGAGTAGCTCAGGCTCTCGTCGCCGACGAGATAGGCCTTGCCAGGCTCGCCGCGGTCGAGGGCGCCGATCAGCGCCTGCGCGAGGGAACGCACCGACATGTAGTTCGTGCCACCAGCTGGGCCCCAGAGACCTGGTTCCGCTCGCTCGCCGCGCACCCAGCTGACGAGGCGAGCAAACCCGCGCACCCCGCGGTCTGAGTTCGCGCCGACGATCGACGGCGGGTTCACGGTGATCGCCGCGAACGTCTCATCCGTCAGAGCACGCGCCCCCTCATCGGCTGCCTTTCTGGCGGCGATGTAGAGGTCGTTTGCGGCCCACTCGGGGTGCAGCTGGTGGTAGTACGATCCGACCTGCACGAACCGGGCAACTCCGGCCTTTTTCGCGGCGGCGGCGAACGCTGGAACACCATCGCGTTGCACGCGACCCCAGAACGCTTCGTCATCGTCGCCTGCGGCAACGTGACGAATGTCGTGTCCTGCTGCGAAAATGATGCCGTCGAACCCGGAGAGGTCCACCGCTTCCGGTGCCATGTAGTCGCCAAGGAGTCGTTCGACTCCCGCGATGTGGCGGGGGTCACCCTCTGCCTCTTCGCGACGCGACAGAATGACGACGTCATCGCCACGCTCACGGAGCTGGCGCACGACCTCAGAGCCGATAAAACCGGTGCCGCCGACAACCAGAACACGACTCATGCGAACGTCGCCTTTCCGGCTGCGATCACAACGGTTCCGTCGCGTTCAATGTCAAACGATTCGCCCCACGTGCGAATCTGCAGGTGGTCGCCCGGAATTACCATTCCCGAGAACCGACCCTCAAGCTCGACGAGGTCGGCCGGGTGCTTACCTGCCGCGTCAGCCAGCGGAATCAACGCACCGGCAATCGTGGCGAGGCCCTGCAGGATCGGCTTTTCCTGGCCGATCCTGGCGGCGGCTGCCGGGTCAATGTGAATGTGGTGGCGATCGCCGGTGAGGCGGTACAGCGCAGCTGAGTTCAGCGCAACGTTGTATTCGAGAACGTCACCCTCCCCCTCCCGCACCGCAGGTTCCGCTTTCGCTCCGCGTTCGCCGCCCCAGCCACCTGTGCCCGGGGCAAAGATCGACCATGTGGCGGTGAAGTACTCGCAGGTGACCTCGATCTCAAAGATCGAGGCGGCACCCTTGTCCCACACGTTACCTACGCGCGCGCTCATCGAAATTTCGCCCTGTCGTGGCAGTTCCTTGTGCACGACGAGCTTCTGCGAGCCGTGCACCGACGTGTTGTCCCACGCGCCTTCGGTGGCGAGAACGTCGGGAGCCCACTGTGCAAGCGTCAGGCCAAACGTCGGCATCACCCGGAACTGATCTTCAAAGACCAGGTCGAGGCGATCGGCTGGCGCACCGACGGCGAGCGCGTAGAGAATCGCATCCCACTCGGTGTAGCTCACGACGCGGTCACCAATGGGGCGACCGGCCCAGTCTCCGGCGGTTGCGGTCATGATCCGTACACCGGCTCGGGTGCGGGGGCAGCGGCGATCAGATCGCGCACGGCGGCGCCGACTTCGGCAGCCTCCCAGCGGCGACCAAGGTCGTTGGCAGGGCCGTGTGCCCAGCCGTTCTCGAGGCAAATCTTGCCGCCTTCGATTTCGATGACACGGCCCGTGACATCCGCTGCGTCTTCACTCGCGAGCCACGCGACAACCGGCGATACGTTTGCCGGGTTCATCTTGTCGAAGCCGTCCTCGGGCGCCGCCATCGCTTCAGCGAACGGCCCCTCGGTCATGCGGGTACGCGCCGACGGCGCAATGGCGTTGACGGTGACGCCGTAGCGACCCATCTCAGCTGCGGCAACAATCGACAGCGCCGCGATGCCTGCCTTGGCTGCCGAGTAGCTGGCCTGACCGATCGAGCCCTGCAGGCCTGCGCCCGACGACGTGTTGATGACGCGAGCGACCGGCTGGCGGCCCTCCTTGGATTCGGTGCGCCAGTATGCACCGGCGTGACGCATCGTTGCGAAGTGCCCCTTCAGGTGCACGCGAATAACGGCGTCCCACTCGTCTTCGCCGGTGTTGACCAGCATGCGGTCACGCACGAAGCCCGCGTTGTTGACGAGAATGTCGAGGCGTCCGAACGTGTCGATGGCCTGCTGCACGAGCTGGCCAGCCTGCTCGAAGTCTGCGATGTCGGAACCATTGGCGACGGCTTCGCCACCAGCGGCACGAATGATGTCAACAACTTCCTGCGCGGGGCCGACGGATTCTCCGTCGCCACCGAGCGTCGTGCCGAGGTCGTTGACGACAACCTTGGCGCCCTGACGGGCAAGTTCGAGGGCGTGCTCGCGCCCGAGTCCGCGTCCGGCACCCGTCACGATTGCAACGCGTCCATCCAGAATTCCGGCCATGTGCCAGCCTCCTCTTTGAGTCTTGAAGTCTTACGCTAGCGCGCATGCCTACCAAGCAATTGCTAGGTATCTCTATCCTGCCCTTTTGCGAGCAACCAAGCAAGTGCTAGGGTCAAGCAAGCAAACGTTAGGTTACGAGGTTGTCCATGACGCTTACATCCCAGATGCACGACAAAGGTGTTCGTGTCATCACGATGAACTACCCACCCGTGAACGCCCTGCCCGTGCAGGGCTGGTTCGACGTGGCCGATGCCATGATCGAAGCGGGCAAAGACGCAGACACGCGCGTTGTCGTACTGCGCGCCGAAGGCAAGGGCTTTAACGCCGGTGTCGATATTAAAGAGATGCAGAAGATCGAAGGCTTCTCCGGCATCCTCGGCGCAAACCGCGGCTGCTACGAGTCGTTCAAGGCGATTTACGAGTGCCCCGTGCCCGTGATCGCTGCGATCAACGGCTTCTGCGTCGGCGGCGGCGTTGGCTTCGCTGGCAACGCCGACACGATCATCGCTTCAGAAGACGCGTACTTTGGCGTTCCCGAGGTTGACCGCGGTGCCCTGGGCGCGGCAACGCACCTCAGCCGCCTGGTTCCGCAGAACCTGCTGCGCTCGATGTACTACTCCAGCCGCACCATCACCGCCCAGCGTCTGTACGAGCTCGGCACGGTGTGGGACGTGGTTCCGCTCGACAAGCTCGAGGAGACCGCGCTCTCCTTCGCCAGCGAGATCGCGGCGAAGGACCCGCGTGTTATTCGCGCTGCGAAGGCGGCGCTGAACGGCATCGACCCGATGGACGTCAACGCGTCGTACCGCTTCGAGCAGGGCTTCACGTTTGAACTCAACCTCGCCGGTGTCGCTGACGAGCACCGCGATGAGTTCGTCGCGACCGGCAAGAACCTCGACACGTAAGTTTGATCGATGAGCAACAAGCGCCTGCGGGATGAGGAGGTTCCCGGTCTCTTCCGCGATGGCATGACGATCGGGATTGGCGGCTGGGGGTCGCGGCGCAAGCCGATGGCCCTCGTGCGCGCCCTCATTCGCTCCGGCGTGCGCGGGTTGACGATTGTCAGCTTCGGCGGTGCCGATGTTGGCATGCTGTGCGCGACCGGGCAGGCCGCCCGCGTCATGCACGGCTTCGTGTCGCTTGACACGATCGCGATCGAACCGCACTTCGCGGCGGCTCGGGTTGCCGGAACCATTCGCAACACCGATTTGGATGAGGCCATGCTGGTCTCGGGGTTGCGGGCAGCAGCTCACCGGCTGCCTTTTGAGGTCACGCGAGCGGGGCTCGGCTCTGACGCTGTGTTGCGCAATCCGGACATCAAGATGATTCGCTCGCCGTACGCCGATGGCGAGGAACTCGTGGCAATGCCCGCGATTGAGCTCGATGTCGCGCTGATTCACGTGGATCGCGCCGATGAGCGCGGCAACGGTCAAGTGCTCGGCGACGACCTGTTCTTCGACGACTACTTTGCCGCCGCAGCGGACGTAACGATCATGAGTGCAGAATCTGTGGTTCCGTCGCTGTCTGCCGAGCCCCTGCAATCGCTCGTCATTCCGCGCTTGAATGTCTCTCACATTGTCGAGGCTGAGCAGGGCGCAGCGCCGACCGCCTGCCTGCCGTCGTACCCGCGGGACGAGGCATTTCAGAAGATGTATGCCGCCTCTGTGGGTGACTGGGAGGCGTTTGCGTCTCGCTATGCGAACGTCTCACATGAGGAGTTCCGGCGGGCATATGCCGCGTTTGGGGAGGCGTCGTGACTCTTTCTTCGGACGTGACCGGTGGTTCCGACGTGACTGCTGGTGCTGAAGCGACTGCTGGTGCTGACGTGACGGATGTTTCGGACGTGGCGGATGTTTTGGACGTGACGCGCGCCGAGGTGTGTGCGGTTGCGATCAGCGATCTGTTTGTTGGTGCCGGCGAGATTCTGGCGAGCCCGACCGGGTTGGTTCCCCAACTCGGCGCCCGTCTAGCTCGCCTCACGCACGCGCCCGAGCTGATGCTGAGCGACGGCGAGGCCACGATGTTTGCGGATACGCCGGCGATCGATGAGCCATTCACCGAGCCGGAGCACTACCTGCCGTACCGCGCGCTGTTTGATCTGATTGCTCGCGGTAAGCGCCACGTCGTCATGGGCGGCTCGCAGCTCGATCAGTACGGCAATCACAACTTCTCCGCGATCGGTAATTGGCAGCGGCCGTCACACCAATTGCTCGGCGCGCGCGCCGCTGCGACGAACACCGCGAACCACGCGGTGAGCTATTGGATCCCGCGGCACGCGCCGCGCGTCTTCGTGCCCGCCGTCGACACCGTCTGCGGTGCTGGTTCCGTTCGACTTGCCGACGCCCGCTTCGCTGACCTGCGCCGCGTGGTGACAAATCTTGCGGTGCTCGACTTCTCCGGCCCAGGCGGCACAATGGCGCTCGTGAGCGTGCACCCCGGAGTATCTGTAGCCGAGGTGGCGGCAGCCACCGGTTTTGACCTTCATATTGCTGACGAGGTTCCGACGACCCGTCTTCCCACTGCTGGCGAACTCGCGCTGATTCGCGAGCGCCTTGACCCGCGCGATGCGCGATACCGAGAGGTTCCCCGCTGATGACCACTCCGCAGATGATTCGTACTGCTCTGACCGACCTGACCGGCGTTGCGCACCCCGTGGTGCAGACCGGTATGGGTTGGGTGGCAGGCGCCAAGCTCGTGTCAGCCACCGCTAACGCTGGCGCACTGGGCATCCTGGCGTCGGCGACGATGACGTATGACGAGCTCGAGAAGGCGATCATCGAGACGAAGGAGCGCACCGACAAGCCGTTCGGCGTGAACCTGCGCGCCGATGCCGGTGACGCCGTTGAGCGTAGCGAGCTGCTGATCAAGCATGGCGTGAAGGTGGCGTCGTTCGCGCTGGCTCCGAAGGAGGCGCTGATCAAGCGTCTGAAGGATGCCGGCGTCGTTGTCATTCCGTCGATTGGGGCCGTGAAGCACGCGGAAAAGGTTGCTGCGTGGGGCGCAGACGCTGTGATGATTCAGGGCGGCGAGGGTGGCGGCCACACCGGTGCCGTGCCGACGTCGATCCTGCTGCCGTCTGTGGTGTCTTCTGTCGACATTCCGGTGATCGCGGCCGGTGGTTTCTCCGACGGACGCGGCCTCGCTGCCGCCCTTGCCTATGGCGCGGTCGGCGTTGGCATGGGAACGCGCTTTCTGCTGACCTCGGACTCGTCGGTTCCGGAGGCGATCAAGCGCCGCTACCTGGAGTTTGGCCTCGACGGCACGGTCGTCACGACCAAGGCCGACGGCATGCCGCACCGCCTGTTGCGCACCGAGTTTGTTGAGGGCTTGGAGAACACCAACATCATCACGAACCTGCCTGCAACGCTCAAGCGTTCGCTGCAGTTCAAGAAGATGAGTGGCCTTTCATGGCCAGCGCTCGTGAAGGACATGTTCGCGATGAAGAAGGCGACCGGCCGCAGCTGGGCACAGATGTCGCAGGCCGCGAACACCCCGATTCTGCT is a window from the Microbacterium sp. NC79 genome containing:
- a CDS encoding TIGR03619 family F420-dependent LLM class oxidoreductase, producing MTFLAINLMDIDSLPSASGEPAGFAAMRDLAIMADEMGVDKIVLPEHVLISRQAHANREGFPYPVEASWFDPMVALGAIAAVTRNARLSTNVMIAPLRPAPLLAKQLATLDALSGGRLDAAFGVGWQREEYDAAERAFEGRFGTMDEQIAACRALWAGGDAQFVGKKVSFDDAWSMPQPVQGAALPIYLGLALTPRGVQRVVTLADGWQAPPMPAAEFADAVATITDAAGTKPMHFTGALSIHPRGTVMSAVDDPFAQAAGLWQAGAHTVIAHPRHFCESMADVERYLTDLVAQREATAVTDS
- a CDS encoding low specificity L-threonine aldolase yields the protein MTNLHDVNVRGFASDNYSGIHPEVLAAIAAANGGHQIAYGDDQYSERLQQVFASHLGEGVEAFPVFNGTGANVVGLQSMLPRWGAVIAASTAHINVDEGGAPERVGGIKLLTVESPDGKLTPELIDKEAWGWGDEHRAQPLVVSITQTTELGTLYSIDEIRAITEHAHSLGMTVHMDGARLANAAAALGQPMRAFTRDAGVDVMSFGGTKNGAMLGEAIVVMNPEASTGLTYLRKLNMQLSSKMRFVSAQLIALLEGDLWLRNASHANAMATRLRAALEAGVADGSIRGVGFTQETQSNGVFATLPEGVADRVRETFRFYDWDAANREVRLMCSFDTSEADIDALVSLIAQETTR
- a CDS encoding NAD(P)-dependent oxidoreductase, producing the protein MSRVLVVGGTGFIGSEVVRQLRERGDDVVILSRREEAEGDPRHIAGVERLLGDYMAPEAVDLSGFDGIIFAAGHDIRHVAAGDDDEAFWGRVQRDGVPAFAAAAKKAGVARFVQVGSYYHQLHPEWAANDLYIAARKAADEGARALTDETFAAITVNPPSIVGANSDRGVRGFARLVSWVRGERAEPGLWGPAGGTNYMSVRSLAQALIGALDRGEPGKAYLVGDESLSYSEYWQWIADAAGSSHTIEERDEEHPFQPDRFIVQGRGNVIAYEPDAAETALLGYDRHDVRRELAAIVAAVDALPPRS
- a CDS encoding VOC family protein; this encodes MKIDRMELLGVVVTDLDEAVDRYTRLFGLEFHIFTPGESYPLADAIAINDSAAQIPAGGRIAMDTSGMFELIELPDEQPGFRNIHYRVDDIEAAKAHFIAEGMTVVRDLYAGPIREVIFDGATFGGIRVCLMQYDGPSFAEVATSGPVPV
- the coaE gene encoding dephospho-CoA kinase (Dephospho-CoA kinase (CoaE) performs the final step in coenzyme A biosynthesis.); translation: MRIIAITGGIGAGKSTVARALAERGAHLLDGDQVARAVVDPADPIGAVTVSQIRDLLGDDAFHADETLDREAVGARVFSDPELRSAYNRILFPAIERATVVRIAAVRASDPQATLIHEIPLYTGRTLPWTYDYVVTVEADDAVRAERLISGRGYSPQHAADRIAAQGAAGPREAIADRVIRTDGTMAHTLEQVEALWHDAQSLPHTAH
- a CDS encoding nuclear transport factor 2 family protein, producing MPTVEERLEQLESRLQVAEDRLAIANLIASYGPAVDRRDGAATEALWSTEGTYVIGDEVVPFTGLADIVDRPGHLRYVTAGCSHFLSPARIEVTDDTAVAVNYSMVVMHEGERWVVDRLSANRWELVRTDGGWKVERRANRTITGVEEARALLA
- a CDS encoding helix-turn-helix transcriptional regulator codes for the protein MASNRDVIVEAEPGLGKSMLRATVARAARVEGWRTIRLDQPSPMSSKDRAIVIADLDALSATDLSRLADLQRSDGVRFFATRRPPHPFADPTDSTARTPVLARATTMTLLPLTLTQCDALIEEQVSVTPMHAEPTLVERRWVWAQSGGFPRVAVSLLHTLNDSPVEEDSLSTPSRRTLIEASGVLAGLPPALQRFASSLLPLVGVSFTRIRRFFNRVELSLLIESHVISDHRDTLCIPLPFQSALRMMSEPEMTALAQDIIADICASVVIDAECSESEVNVAARALTVDATLRALIDSDAQLAVLSMAMWLARRRGESEPAAAIARRILTMHPAAATDGLRRIARQESDDFERLAADLRAGQKIPVADLSLWALCLQMPLTATVAGLDDLLAEIGEQQSDTIDRYGLEAHRASLVAAGALDLGDFDEALRLTAPLLVPSHRNTLAALRGYSVNALVHARRLDHAALRTTAEAFAQLATATTFERGLKADLTRRMTLDALTVITCAFGAAGQRVPISFEQVIDRFITEGLLHEDLSMSTAAAICHLIISAQHDQQDEMQGDIRFLTRQARTDVSAWVLAAVGGHQPEPLFSPVTSPLSQAVTLALALTIELQRGQVAFSDAISALPDASVPLVKLAQRFLTSASTGIGAGSPIDDIAGIEEATIPGAMLDFCIGIEEGDPSRLRRAAFTFQSMGGGEQAQAALTALTPLVSGDHAFEKSVRPLKRTVTSRLRAMEEKAEPLTPREYEIALLAAQGHRNADIAQRLFLSVRTVESHLYRAMRKLAVDRDGLHPSVLLRLGIES